In the genome of Meles meles chromosome 4, mMelMel3.1 paternal haplotype, whole genome shotgun sequence, one region contains:
- the SERP1 gene encoding stress-associated endoplasmic reticulum protein 1, whose translation MVAKQRIRMANEKHSKNITQRGNVAKTSRNAPEEKASVGPWLLALFIFVVCGSAIFQIIQSIRMGM comes from the exons ATGGTCGCCAAGCAGCGAATCCGTATGGCCAACGAGAAGCACAGCAAGAACATCACCCAGCGCGGCAACGTCGCCAAGACCTCG AGAAATGCTCCCGAAGAGAAGGCGTCTGTAGGACCCTGGTTATTGGCtctcttcatttttgttgtttgtggTTCTG CAATTTTCCAGATTATTCAAAGTATCAGGATGGGCATGTGA